In Festucalex cinctus isolate MCC-2025b chromosome 1, RoL_Fcin_1.0, whole genome shotgun sequence, the sequence ggtttttccccagtgtgtgttcttgtatgtttttttaaatttgacttatgagagaagcttttgctacagtgggtacaagcaaaaagtttttccccagtgtgtgttcttgaatgtaatgttaaatttgacttatgagagaagcttttgccacagtgggtacaagcaaaaagtttttgcccagtgtgtgttcttgtatgtgttgttaaatttgacttcgaaaagaagcttttgccacaatctgagcaagaaaaaggtttctcgccagtgtgtgttcttgaatgtaatgttaaatgtgacttctgagagaagcttttgccacaatctaaacaagaaaaaggtttttccccagtgtgtgttcttgaatgtattgttaaatatgacttccaaaagaagcttttgccacaatccaaacaagaaaaaggtttttccccagtgtgtcttcttgtatgttttgttaaatctgacttgtcagagaagcttttgccacaatctaagcaagaaaaaggtttttccccagtgtgtgttcttgaatgtaatgttaaatgtgacttctgagagaagcttttgccacagtgggtacaagcaaaaagtttttccccagtgtgtgttcttgtatgtgttgttaaatttgacttcgaagagaagcttttgccacaatctaaacaagaaaaaggtttttccccagtgtgtcttcttgtatgtgttgttaaatctgacttccgaaagaagcttttgccacaatccaaacaagaaaaagttttttccccagtgtgtgttcttgaatgtaatgttaaatgtgacttcgaagagaagcttttgccacaatctaaacaagaaaaaggtttttcctcagtgtgtattctcaagtgaattttcaaacttccttttgaactcaatgttttcccacagtgagaacattcgcaggatttgtcgtcagtgtgacacgacctatcatcagcagcatgttcatcattaccatgcagattatcatcatcatcataagaagaaagggaccttatgtcatcactttttgcttttgatgatccccagtggtctgcatcactttctggaatcatgttttgaggatttaagatcctgtttggaggctccgcccctctgccctcctcactctcacccttgacttcatcttcactctttaaaggggcgaaggtcattggtgacttggtgacgtcatcctcaacctcctcctctttgacacgaacgggcttttcctcctcttcgatgtaaggatgttcttcctcctctttaacattcggaggcttcatgtcctgttggtcaggacgaagatatttctcagcgacgtctgcaggacacaagaagacaaacacacatttgggttggtcaagtcaaatttcaagcgtgagatgatgtgcattattgtttctacagtgcacctcgacttggggccaccgcacactcggattggcccatcccaaaaaaacaaaaagaaaaaggaaaaaaagtattggccttgttaaaaatctgacagccgatataaggtcaaatctaaaactattttaatctctCTCTATTGATtgaagtcgactaaattgagttgagctgatattgtccatccgcatacatttcaacttttacatagaaaattaaaacacctatttgtaaccatagttaggctggaagacccctacttccacatgattcatcccattctcatctttccaatttaaacatattccaaatattcacgccttacccacaattcctgattttgtacccaatttttcctcatgcattcttcatggaagattcaaaatttccttccacatttttcatccaatttacttcattccaacgtcaatatattccaccaaatcATACCACGAGCTCTTTtcctgttccaaaattcacgccttactcgCAATTCCCGAGTTCGTACACGTTTTTTCCAATGTATtcataatgggagattctacatttcacatttacttccacaattttcatccgattcactttgttccaacttcaatatattccaccaattcacaccatgagctcttctttttcacttccaaaattaacgccttaccacaattccccattttgtacCCTACCTCTCCctccattctacatttcacatttacttccacattcttcatccaattcaccacattccaacttcaatgtagTCCACCAATTCTCCATCTTTaaaaggcgctttcacaccaaaaagcccatgaactttgagttcatggtagagtcagttccgggtccgaagaacttgtgagcggcccacgagtttgcgttcacacagcATGAAAGCGGGCAAGGTAgcttattcaaatgagactgatgacgtatgtcaggggggaggaaaaaaacagcactaccccgcctgtccagcaagtggcggtaccggtaaaacCGAATGACAAACAAGCAGggt encodes:
- the LOC144009737 gene encoding uncharacterized protein LOC144009737; translated protein: MFTMAKVKYEEELCGAQEDNERQRQLLDAVYKQPRVVLNRADVAEKYLRPDQQDMKPPNVKEEEEHPYIEEEEKPVRVKEEEVEDDVTKSPMTFAPLKSEDEVKGESEEGRGAEPPNRILNPQNMIPESDADHWGSSKAKSDDIRSLSSYDDDDNLHGNDEHAADDRSCHTDDKSCECSHCGKTLSSKGSLKIHLRIHTEEKPFSCLDCGKSFSSKSHLTLHSRTHTGEKTFSCLDCGKSFFRKSDLTTHTRRHTGEKPFSCLDCGKSFSSKSNLTTHTRTHTGEKLFACTHCGKSFSQKSHLTLHSRTHTGEKPFSCLDCGKSFSDKSDLTKHTRRHTGEKPFSCLDCGKSFFWKSYLTIHSRTHTGEKPFSCLDCGKSFSQKSHLTLHSRTHTGEKPFSCSDCGKSFFSKSNLTTHTRTHTGQKLFACTHCGKSFSHKSNLTLHSRTHTGEKLFACTHCSKSFSHKSNLKKHTRTHTGEKPFSCSDCGKSFSDKSTLTRHTRIHSGEKPFSCSDCGKSFPAKSELRSHLRRHTGEKPFSCLDCGKSFSWKSHLTTHKRIHSGEKPFSCSDCGKSFSQKSALTTHTRRHTGEKPFSCLDCGKSFSRKSALTRHKRRHTGEKPFSCLDCGKSFSWKSDFTIHTRRHAGEEPFSCSDCGKNFFWKSDLTTHTRRHTGEKPFSCLDCGKNFFWKSDLTTHTRRHTGEKPFSCLDCGKNFFRKSALTTHTRRHTGEKPFSCLDCGKSFSQKSALTTHTRIHSGEKPFSCSDCCKSFSSKSDLTIHTRRHTGKKLFACTHCGKSFSQKSHLTLHSRTHTGEKPFSCSACGKSFPAKSEIRTHTRDRNHIHAQNLWKALLPPIL